One genomic region from Zalophus californianus isolate mZalCal1 chromosome 14, mZalCal1.pri.v2, whole genome shotgun sequence encodes:
- the LOC113913328 gene encoding trichoplein keratin filament-binding protein gives MALPTLPSYWCSWRLLDQQMARQREQEARLRQQWDQNSRYFRMSDICSSKQAEWSSKTSYQRSMHAYQREKMKEETRKQLEGRRDRLRQLLLEEQDLLARELEALRLSVDLQEGRIRERCSNLKSAREEQRKLIAEQLLYEHWKKNNPKLREIESALHKEHVINSWKMQKEEKKQQEATKEKENKRYENEHERARREALERMKAEEERRQLEGKLQAEALLQQMEELKLKEKEATKLKKEQENLLKQRWELERLEEGRKQMAAFRQKAELGRFLRHQYNVQLNRRTQQIQEELEADKRILQALLEREDENQRVQLAKRAQAVADVEWMKQVVEEQLRLEREREAELQLLLREEAKEMWEKREAEWARERSARDRLMSEVLTGRQQQIQEKLEQNRRAQEESLRHREQLIQNLEEARESARREKEESEELKSARKQELEAQVAEHQLQAWEEDQQQEEEEEAARQAERLTDTLLRQEAKTMAERGYRPKPYGHPRIAWN, from the exons ATGGCACTCCCTACGCTGCCCTCGTACTGGTGCAGCTGGAGGCTCCTGGATCAGCAGATGGCccgacagcgagagcaggaggcCCGGCTTCGGCAGCAGTGGGACCAGAACAGCCGCTACTTCAGGATGTCTGATATTTGTAGCTCCAAACAGGCGGAATGGAGCTCCAAGACCTCCTACCAGCGGAG CATGCATGCCTATCAGCGggagaagatgaaggaagagaCGAGGAAGCAGCTGGAAGGCAGACGGGACCGACTCAGGCAGctgctgctggaggagcaggacCTCCTGGCCAGAGAGCTGGAGGCGTTGCGGCTCAGCGTGGACTTGCAGGAGGGAAGGATCCGGGAGCGGTGCAGCAATCTAAAGTCGGCCCGAGAAGAGCAAAGGAAACTG ATTGCTGAACAACTTTTATATGAacactggaaaaagaacaacCCCAAACTTCGAGAG ATTGAATCAGCCCTTCACAAGGAGCATGTGATAAACTcttggaaaatgcagaaagaagaaaaaaaacag CAAGAAGCcaccaaagagaaagagaacaaacgGTATGAAAATGAGCATGAACGGGCCCGAAGGGAAGCGCTGGAGCGGATgaaagcagaagaggaaaggaggcaGCTGGAGGGCAAGCTCCAGGCTGAGGCGCTGCTGCAGCAGATGGAGGAGCTGAAGCTGAAGGAGAAGGAG GCCACCAAACTGAAGAAGGAGCAGGAGAATCTGCTGAAGCAGCGGTGGGAGCTGGagaggctggaggaagggaggaagcagaTGGCAGCCTTCCGGCAGAAGGCGGAGCTGGG ACGCTTTTTGAGACATCAGTATAACGTGCAACTCAATAGGCGTACCCAGCAGATCCAAGAGGAACTG GAGGCGGACAAGCGCATCCTGCAGGCGCTCCTCGAGAGGGAGGACGAGAACCAGCGTGTGCAGTTGGCCAAGAGGGCGCAGGCCGTGGCTGACGTGGAGTGGATGAAGCAGGTTGTCGAGGAGCAGCTGCGGCTGGAGAGGGAACGGGAGGCAGAGCTGCAGCTGCTGTTGAG GGAGGAGGCCAAGGAGatgtgggaaaagagagaggcgGAGTGGGCCCGGGAGAGGAGCGCCCGAGACAGACTGATGAGTGAG GTTCTGACAGGGAGACAACAACAAATACAAGAAAAGCTTGAACAAAACCGACGGGCACAAGAGGAGTCCCTGAGACACAGGGAGCAGCTTATTCAGAATCTTGAGGAAGCAAGAGAGTCAGCTCGTCGTGAGAAAGAGGAGAGTGAAGAACTGAAATCGGCCAGGAAACAGGAGCTGGAGGCCCAG GTTGCAGAGCACCAGCTGCAGGCATGGGAGGAGgaccagcagcaggaggaggaagaagaggcgGCAAGGCAGGCAGAGCGCCTCACCGACACCCTGCTACGGCAGGAGGCGAAGACCATGGCTGAGCGGGGCTACCGGCCCAAG ccCTATGGACATCCCAGAATTGCTTGGAACTGA